The DNA sequence CCGCCGTACCGACCACGCCCGGGAACGTGCCGTAGCCGCCCCCGACGTTGGAACCGATCACCTGGCCGTGCTTGTTGGCGTGCGTGCCCAGCGCGATGTGCCGGGTGCGGCCCGCCACCAGGTCCAGGACCTCCACGCAGTCGCCGCCCGCCCAGATGTTCTCGTGGCCCACCACCCGCATCGCCAGATCGGTCAGCAGCCCGCCGTGCGGGCCCACCGGCAGCCCCGCCCCGCGCGCCAGCGCCGTCTCCGGCTCCACGCCGATGCCGAGGACCACCACGTCCGCCGGATACCTCCCCGCGTCCGTCGCCACCCCGTTCACCCGGCCGTCCGGACCGGTGAGGATCTCGGTCACGGCGGCCCCGTTGACCGTGGTGATGCCCAGCCCGTCCATCGCCTCGTGGACGAGCCGCCCCATGTCCGGGTCGAGCGTCGCCATCGGCTGCTCGCCCCGGTTGAGGACGGTCACCTCGAAGCCCCTCTTGAGCATCGCCTCGGCCATCTCGACGCCGATGTAGCCCGCGCCCACCACGACCGCCCGCCGCCCCTCGTCGGAGCCCAGGGCGTCCAGCGAGTCCAGCAGCGCCTGCCCGTCGCCCAGGGTCTGCACCCCGTGCACCCCCGGCGCGTCCATACCGGGCAGCGCCGGGCGTACCGGGCGGGCCCCGGTGGCGATCACGAGTTTGTCGTAGCCCGTCCAGTACGTCTTCCCGCTCTCCCGGTCCAGCGCCTTCACCCGCCGCCCGGGCACGTCGAGTTCCGTCACCTCGGTCCGCATCCGCAGATCGATGTCCCGCTCCCGGTGCTCATCGGCGGTGCGGGCGATCAGGTCGTCGCGCGCCCCGACGTCACCGCTCACCCAGTACGGGATCCCGCACGCGGAGTACGAGGTGAAGCGGGAGCGCTCGAAGGCCACGATCTCCAGCGCGTCCGCCCCCTTCAGCCTGCGGGCCTGTGACGCGGCGGACATGCCCGCCGCGTCACCGCCGATGACCACCAGTCGCTCCGCTGCCATGCCGGGCCCCTTTCGCCGAATCAGGGACCCCACGCTACGGCGGTCAGGGGGCCGGGGTGCCCTCCGCCTCCGCCCGGCCCACCGCCGGGACCTCGCGGGCGGCCCGCCGGGCACGCAGCACCCGCCGCACCAGCAGCGCCAGGGCCCCGGTGACCAGGAACGGGAACGCGGCCCCGAACGCCACCGCGATCCACCGCAGCATCGTCACGAACGCGTCCCAGCCGCCGCCCAACGCGTCCAGGAACCCGGTCTCCTCCTCCCGCCCGTCCTCCTCCGGGGCGTCCGGCGGCGTCAGGTCCAGGGTGATCGTCGCCAGCGAGGTGCGGTCCTTCAGGCTCGATCGCTGGGCGAGCAGCGACTCCAGATCGGACTGACGGCTGCTCAGCTCGCCTTCCAGGGCCACCACATCGCTGATCCTCTCCGCCCGGTCCATCAGCTCCCGCACCCGCGCCACGCTCGCGCGCTGCGTGGCGATCCGGCTGTCCACGTCGACCACCTGGTCGGTGACGTCCTTCGCGTTCG is a window from the Streptomyces sp. MMBL 11-1 genome containing:
- a CDS encoding FAD-dependent oxidoreductase; this encodes MAAERLVVIGGDAAGMSAASQARRLKGADALEIVAFERSRFTSYSACGIPYWVSGDVGARDDLIARTADEHRERDIDLRMRTEVTELDVPGRRVKALDRESGKTYWTGYDKLVIATGARPVRPALPGMDAPGVHGVQTLGDGQALLDSLDALGSDEGRRAVVVGAGYIGVEMAEAMLKRGFEVTVLNRGEQPMATLDPDMGRLVHEAMDGLGITTVNGAAVTEILTGPDGRVNGVATDAGRYPADVVVLGIGVEPETALARGAGLPVGPHGGLLTDLAMRVVGHENIWAGGDCVEVLDLVAGRTRHIALGTHANKHGQVIGSNVGGGYGTFPGVVGTAVSKVCDLEIARTGLREKDARAVGLRYVTATIESTQRAGYYPGARPMTVKMIAEHRTGRLLGVQIVGREGSAKRVDVAAVALTAGMTVEQMTALDLGYAPPFSPVWDPVLVAARKTVTAVRGAGG